CTGGGCACTGTTCTTACCTGGTGATTTTAGGGCCCCGTGTGTAGATCATTTTGCTAAAAGGCCTAGGTGTGAGCAATGCCTCCAGAGGCCATTCCTGATGTGTCCTGGCTTCTCAGTTCACTAGTTGCATGGGGTTCATTTCTTCATGTTAAACTGCCTCCTCAGGTGGGCTCTGGCCATcacgatggctcagtgggtaagggtgttTGCTTCTAAGTTggcctgagctcaatccctgcaatccgcatggtggaaggagagaaccaagtcctatAAGTTGTCTTCAGACCTCTCTACAGGTACACTGTGACAATCACTCCTCCCACTTCAGCCcccaaataataaatgtaattaaagttTTTAAGTGGATGTGCTATGAACACTCTCAATTCTTAAAGGCTGCATGACACTTGAGACCAAATACTAACAATAGTCCTGATGTGTGGCAGTCACACCAACACCCCTCCACCCCCTTATCACATTaataggacaggacaggacagtaTGGGtccaagacagaaacagagaacctTGGGGGCggtagggagggaggaggggtaagTCTGGGCAGGGCAGACAGTGGGCCCCATGTTGGCTTGTTATTGGGCCAGAAGCCTTGGGGTCCCCTCAGGTTTTGGGAAGTCTTAGCTGGGAGGTGAATTAAAGTGACAGCTTCAAGTTGTCTGAGGTAGAAGGAATCCTACAGAATGTCTGAGACCTGAACCAGGCCTGGCGGCTACACTGGCATTCTGGAGGCGAAGACAAGAGGACAGTATCAGAAATCAAGGTCAGCTTGAGAAGGGGAGCGGGGAGaagtggcttgctgtgtaggaCCCCAGGTTTCCCAGGTATAATTCAGAGACCAAGGCGGGACAGTAAAAGAGGGGCCTTCCACCAACCGTGATCCATACTCAAGGGATGCTGTGGCTTAGTGCATACCTCTGCATCATCACTGCAGAGCATCCGAGGTACAAACCAACCAGCCATGTGAGTCAGAAAGCGGAGTCAGAGCAGTCAGAGTGGACTCTCCTATCTGCATCTCCTGCATCTGTGGAACCCAGCAGAGTGCAAGTCCCTCCCTGTAAGCCCTGCTAGGAAGGCTGCTGCCACATTCGAGCAGCCATGGCTGCTGGCTTCTCCTGGATTCCCAAGAACCCTAGGTCAGTCTGGGGTGGGCAGAGGGCCTGGGAAGGAAGGACATCTCTTGTTCCATTAACCCAATAGTTGCTTCTTACCCAAATCACTCAAGACAAGCTTTAGGTCAGAGTGGCCCTAATATTCTCAGAGGGCTCCCCTGTGTGCCCCACCCTGCTCTTAACTCCTCATTAAACATGTCTCCCAGTGGCCTTAATGAGCCTGTCTGGGGACAAAGAGACATGGGTGACACTCTAATTACAACCTGAATTGCTTCCCAGGGAGAGGATGAATAGGAAGCCCACATTTCTTCGTAGATGCTTGGAGGACTTAGAACTCAGCCTAAGAATTCCTTAAATTTCCAGAGTCAAACCGGGACCCAGTCCAGGTCATGCTCGCCCTCCTTAGAGCCACCCCAGGCTGTTAAGAGTGTGGGTGTGAGAGAGGCGGGGTCTGAGATAGGAGCCAGAACTGTGGGTGGTGGGGTCATCTGGTTCCCACACCCAGGGCAGACGCACCCTGACCTCGTTTCCAGAGATGCGCCCAGGGGAGGTGGTGAGAAGGGGCAGAGATCGTCAATGAATGATCTCTGATTCCATCTCCACACCGTCGTGTGGCTTTGGTGGCTCCCAGTGCTGCACGACGGCCCCCGTGGCCTGAGTGGTTCCATCTAGCACCACTGGAATATGGTGATCCTGACTGAGCACTGAGACTGAGCCCAAAACATGCCATCTGGAAGTCCATTCCCCATGACAAATGGCAGAAAAAGGAGGAGGCCCATTGGACTTTGCTCTCTGCAGTCTTGGGGGTGGCAGCATCCTGAACGATTCCTGGGGCCTGTGGACAGAGCAGCCCCATCCCAGGAACACTCTAATAAACCCTGTGCCACAGgctccaccccacccaccctaCAAGAGCAGCAGCACTCCCACTTTACAGAAAGGGCCAAGGAATGGAGAGGCTCAATGACCAAGGGGCCCCCAACTGGTAGGTAGCAGTGGAGAAAGCAGAGTCCCAGAGCCTGTAGGGCCTGCTCAAGCTGAGAGGCACTTGAGGCTTTGTCCCTCCACGAGGCCTGAAGGTGAGAAGGCCCCAAGCAGGGGAAGAGAAGCTACCTTGAGACTCATAAGGCCAGGAGCCCCTGGCTGACTGTAATGGTTCATCTTAATGGTCAACTAGAGGAGATCTACAATCACCTGGGAGAAGGGCCTCTGggcgagtgagtgagtgagtgagtgtgtgagtgtgagtgtgtgtgtcaggggagaTCTTGACTGGGTTacttgaggtaggaagacccacccactaggggtggcaccatcccatgggtgGGGCTCCTAGGCtgtataaaaaggagagaaagtgagctgagcgcCAGCTTTCACTGCCCTTTCTTCTATGGATTGGGTGTagccagctgcttcaagttcctgcttttgTCAGAACCGAGACACTGACCAGTTCCCCACATCCTGAAATAAGACCCCAGGAAGGAGAGACAAGACACCAGGGGTGCTTGGaggaaattttaatgttttcttactGCTTTATCAATGTCATGGAAAAAATACAAAGTTTAGAGTCTAGAACTGACCAGGTAGGtcgggaggggtgtgtgtgctaCAGGCCAGAGGCACAGTTCTGCGGCTCTGTCAATGCCTACCTACATAGGAGCACCAGTCTGGAGCCCAGTGAGTGTTTTAGGGTCAGGATCTGGGAGGACTCTGGAAGCAGAGCAGTCCATGGCAGGGCACCACCCTCATCTGGCCAGAATCCTCCTGTAATTTAGCTTGCTCTCCCTTCAGATTCCTACTGGCTATCCTAGACCAGGAGGTGGGCCAGTCTGCTCCTAGCACAGAAAAGTAATGAGCTACCTACCATTCCTGGGGCTCAGGCCCCGGTTTCTACTCCTGTTCTGGGCAGAGTCACAGGAGCCGAGCAAAAACAGATTGCAGACAAACAGCCAGGAGGGTGATGCATACCTGCAACCTCAGCTCCTAGGCTAAGTGAGGCTttgcagtgagtttgaggccagcttgggctacagagactatgtctcagaaagcaagcaaacaaaaacccatttTCGTTAACCTGGAACTCAAATTGAATATGGTCTTGTTGAGCCTGGCCCATAGCCCACAGTTGGGAGAGGCCAAGAATGGAAGGAGaccctgtgcccccccccccatagtaaGGCAGGGGGAGAGAACCAGCCAGTCAAAACACAGCTCACACTTCGGGGAACAATGCATTATTTAACAATCATATTCCAGAACTTTCCTATATAGTCCTCGTTCAGCTGTTAACAGCTATGGAGGTGGGGTTCATGGGCAAACACTGGGGGCAGCTGCCCCCCACAGTTCAACCTGGACAGGGTCTGTATTACCCAGACTTGAGTAAGCTAACAGCCACTGTGCCACCAAGACAATCTCGCTAACAGGATTATATTCTCCTGGTAGGGGATTTTGATACCGCGCTACTTAGGTTTAAAcataataacaacaaacaaacaaatacacccGTAGGGTAGAGCTAGCCCTTCCTGTTCCTAGTGTCACTGAGAAAGGGCCCCTTCTTGAAAACCCAAGAAGCTGGGGGAGTTCCATCTGCCCCCACCCTGTCCTGGCCCCTGGGGAGGACTATGTTTAGTGTATTGGTTGAGGCTGTCCCCTGTACCAGCTGAACCCAAACAGCACCAGGCTTCCAGTGAGGAGCCAGGGGTGAAGGAAAGAAGAGCCTGAACGTGTGACCACCCCTGTCTCCTGCTGCATACACCTTCCTGGCAGGCACCAGACACCAGGTGAAAAAAGGGAGCCAAGTGTCCATGACCTTGGAGAGAAGGCCACACCTGGCTGCCCTGCCATTGCTGCAGAAACACAAACTAACATCTGGCATCCATCCCAGGCCAGGCTGGAAACAAGGGGCCCGGAGAGAGAATGGATTCCTGCTGGGACACGGCTGTCCCAGGCTGCCGCAGTAAAGGAAGGTCAGGTCCGAGTCCGGCCATCGGCATCCATGCTACCTCCCTGGCACTCCAATCCCCAAGGTCCAGGGTCTGCTCCAGTATGAGGCTCTTAGCTGCACCTACATAGGAAGGTCAAAGGTCATAGTGAAGGCAGCAGCAGGGAAAAGATGCAACCCAGAGTTGCGGAAGCTACTGTCAACTTTCTGTCCATCTCAAACTCGgatctcatcttcctcttcctcatccatgAAGGAGAATTCCTTGTCGGGCTGCCTTGGAGCAGCAGCCCGGGCTCTGTCTGGGCCTCTGAAAGCTGGGCTGCGCTCCTCCAGGATGCCTGAGGTGCAGCTGGACAAGGAACTGCTGTCCCGCGTGGTGTGGCTGCCCACGCTGCGTGCtgagctggggctgggggctgccGCCGCCCACCCGTCATCCTCCAGAGCATGTGGGGGCAGCATGGAGGCCTGGTCCGAGCTGGCCTTGCTTTCCTGTCTTCCTATGGGAGGAGCTACCTCCAGCAAAGGGGGAGCCTGGACCATGCTGCTGGGGCCTTCTTTGTCACGGTATCCgccaccctcttcctcctctgggtCCCACTCATCCTTGTCCATGATGCTGAGGACATCGCCCAGCATGGAGGGCCCCAGGTCGATGTGGAAGGACATGATGGATTCAGCATGTTTCAGTCCATAGCTGGCCTTGGGCACAATGGGCAGATCTGTCAAGTCCCCAAAGGCCTGCTCATCAAGGAGTGGGTCAGGAGAGTGGGGGCCTGTGGCCCCATTCCGAGGGGGACCCATCTCCCCGGAGCCTGTCTCCTGGCCACCATCCCCAGCATCTATCTTCTTCACAGGGCTGGATGACAGGCTCTTGGGTAGCTTGCTGGAGCCCTTCTCAGTGGCTTCCTTCTCATTGAGCTGAGGGAGGGACATGGCATTCTTGACAAACAGTGCTGAGTCCCGAAGGGAGCCCAGCATGTCTCTCTGCTCCCGGTCCCCTCTGGTCACGGACTGTGACCGTTTACTGCCCCGGAACTTGCGGGACAGGAGGCTGCGtttggaagatgaggaggaggccTGCTCATCCAGGGACTCACCATCAGCCTCACCGGCCTTGCTAGTGAGGAAGGAGGTATCCCCAAAGGCATCTCCAGCCCGACCCACATGCATGGTGTGGCGGAAGTCACCCAGAGGGGCACTGATCATTTCTGCTGTGAGGTCCACACGAGAGCGACGTTTGGAGTGTACAGAACTGGACACCAGCTGCTTGAGGATGGGCATCGTGCTGGCCGGGAGGGGAGGCAGACACTCCCAAGGTAACAGGCAGGTGTAGGGTCAGATCTGAAGCCCAGTAAGTGCAAAGGGTAGGCAGGTAATCAGAGGGCTGTAAGCAGAGAACAGGAGGCAAATGGTTAATACAGACTAGCCTTACAATGTCCACCCACCGAAGGACCATCATTTAACCCCTGATTTCCCATCAAAAATATTGGAAAACTGCCAGCAGTGAACTTCCTAACCTTGCCATTTCTCTTCCCATGCTTCCTAACATGGAATAGTATGTATGATTGGGCTAGAGTTTGGTACAGAGACATATTTTCTCTGACACCTGAAAGGGAAATAATCTCCCCCAATTTCACgcctcccacccctcacccctgcctaAGCTGGAACACTGTTTGAACAATCCGGCTAAATGGCAGCTACAGTCAAAAGGTACTGAAGCAGGTAggttccaggcagctggtctgcaGGCAAGCACTTCCTGCTGTCTAACCTGGATCCCTGTGGAGTTGGTGGACACCTCAGCCTGAGTCAGAGAGAACGGAGCGGCCAGGCCAGGACACATGTGGGCGGCTGGCCGGCCTGGCTCTCTTTCTGAATCAGAATTGGGGTGGGGATGCAGGAACCAACAGAACCAGCTCCCTGGCCTTCCAGCTCTTGCGGGGTGTCACATGCATGATGACTCCTGCCCGTGACGTCATGGTGAGGCCCCAAGCTCTTCCAGAGACTCGCGCTAtctcccatcacttgggaggatGAAGGTGGGGGAAACTAACTCCTGGTTTATCGTTGGGGCCAGAGGGAGATGGGAGTTTAGATGACTTTCTCTTGGGATGTGCAGGACCCTGGGTGACTAACTAGAACCCCAGAGGACAGCACAGGGAGATGTCAGGGTACATACACCCTAGGCAAGAAAGTGCAGTGTCAAGGTCTCAAGCCAGGCCCTTTCTCCCCAGCAGTTCCtgcccagcagagccaggcaggatggCAAGAGATGGAGCTGGGTTCCCCAGATGtctgtccccacccaccccatccaGACGACAGCTAGACAGCTAAGTCTTACCAGAGCCCACCTGTCCCACTGCAGGGCTCAGTGAGGCCTGGCAGGCTCCAGCTGCTTCCGCTGCTTCCGCTGCCCCATGCCAGGCCACCCAGGCCACCTGTCCCTACTGctggtcttcctgcctgcccCACTCCTCTCTCTTATTCTCACAGTGACAGTCCTTCCCTGCAAACCTCCCAGGACTGTCTCTGCTGCCCTCCATGACGTCACTGCCACCCACCCTTCCCTTGCCCTCTCATCCCACTCTTGCCCTTGATATGAGGTGCCCTCTTCCAACACCCCACCATCCAGTGCCACCAATGACCTCACGGGAGGACAATGCCGCCCCAGGACGGCCTCAACGGCCAGCGCTCATCCTCCAGGCCACCTGCCTCACACAGCATTTTGCATGTCCTGTCTCCTGAGGCACCTGTTACATCATTTTGTCCCTGCCAGCTGGACTCTAACCTTCCTGCCAGGCTGTGGGCTTCTAGAGGGTTCTACAGGTCTCTGTCCAGCACTGCTGCTCACACAGCCGAACTTCAAACATTTAAAGTGTGGCCACCAACCACCCAACCTCATGCAGTTCCTCAATATCTCCCCTCCCGCCTTCATGTCAGCCCCTTTCAGCCCCCGGGCTCCTCACTTGACCTTTCTATGCCCTCTGCACCTTACCCTACATTCTATCGTTCCATGCCAAACAGCCAGTCTAATGGCTACCCCCACCGAGAGCAACACCCAAGCAATCACATTGCTGGTCTCACGGCAAACACCAAGGGGAGCCAGGCACAGGGCAGACAGATCTGCTATACGGGTGACCTGGGCCAGCTTGGAGTTGGGGAGAACCCCAAGCCAAAATCTGAGGAAAACTCTCTTTAGTCTAACAAaaaagggctggggaaatggctcagtaggtcagATGCTTGCCACTcgagtgtgaggacctgagtttggatcctcagaacccatgtaaagctagATGTATCTGCATCCTAGCACCTAcagagagatgggaggcagagaagtcACAGACACTTGGAGGCtcgctagcctggtctacacagtggttaccaagagaccctttctcaaacaaggtgggaggTTCCTTTAACCTCCACACATGGactgtggtgtgatgtgtgtgttacacccattttctttctaagtgtgtggggtgtatgtatgtatgtctgtttacTATATGCacgcagtgcccatggaggtcagaagagggagttgtatcccctgcaactggagttacagctgtgagtcaccatgtgggtactaggaatcaaacctgagtcctctgaagagcagctagtgctctttacttctgaactgtctctccagctccccatgccaattagaaaggaaaggaaaggggggggggagaaaaagggAGGCATGGTCTCTGTCATTAAAATGGGATCCTGGTGACCCCACTGGTCTCTCTGCTGCCAGGTGAACAGAAGGTTCCTCACCCAGCATGCTAGACTCCCACACTGCTGGAAGGGACATCCAGGCTCATCCATCTTTCGGCTGAGAAAGCAGGGTCACTGAGGTGGTAACTCAGCCTCAGCCGGGTTCACACCCCAGTGAGCAGTGCCAGCCCACGGCGGGTACCTGCTGAGGCTTCCTCCTGATTCTGGGTCCTTTACCAGAGCTCTGCTCGCTGCCCACCACAGCGGGTTGAGTGCTCTCCCTACTTCTTGCCCAGGAGGTCCTGAGGAGGGAGACTTCTGCCATCTAAAACAGTTGTATTATTCTAGGGTGGCCTGAGGATGCTTGAGGACAGtcaatccttttttcttttttaaactgggGGTGGTGTTGGCTGAGTGGCAGGGCATTCACAGCACCCCTGGTCTCTGCTGTTAAGATACCAGCAGCACCCACCCCACAACCACGGTCTTGGCATCTGAAATGGTCAGGACACCCACTCCCTAATTCTCCAGGAGGaaaacaggaagacaggaaacaggaacacgagagtgaggcagaggcaggcgggcaCCCAAGATCATAGCAATTTGTGAAAAGGCTTTACCCTAAGTCCAGGAACCCCCTCAAGCTTGGCCAAACTGTGGTTTCCCATCTGAAGAGCTCATTAGCAAGAAAAGGTGGAGGAACCGCAGGCATGGCAGCTCAGGATTCTCCAGAGATGCCCCCACAGCCACCCCGAGAGACCAAGTATCCAGACCATAACAGAGGGAAGGGGAAGCCTTCATCAGCTCATTGGCCGTCTCCTTCCCCAACACTACTTTGCCAGTAGGGCTATAAGAAAAGAGAGTAGGGACACTTAGTGAAAACCAATGTGACACTCCACATTCATGAGTCTCATCCTAGGCCGGACCTAGTACCCTTCACAATGCCATCTGCTTCCAGTGATCTTGCTCCAGAGACCAGGTACAGGCTGTGTGGCTTGGGATAAACCATTTGCAGTATCTAGCAAGAGTGTTTAGAGTCCCCGATTCTCCCTCCACTCCAGTCATCCAGGTGAGATGAGGCCCTGTCCTCTGGGTCTCAGTTTGAGCACTGTGACACAGAGCACGCAAGCACACTTTAAGGTCAATGAAAACTCAGCCAATAAGTTGTCTGAAGTGTTGGCTTCCAGGGCCCAAGCAACAGTACGCCACCCAAGCTTCTAACAGACAAGGTTTTGGAACTGAGGAGGTAGTCAGGGACATTagtgggaagcagagggaagggCCTGCCTGGGGCTGGCCCTGGAGGCCTCCATCTCACTTCTTGAAAGGGACTGGACCAGAGGGGCTGTGGCTTTGGAAGGAGTGTTGCTAAACACTGTGACTCAGCTCTGGGGACGTGGCTAAAACAGGCTGCCCCCTGAGACCAGGTGGACACCCCATCCCACCCAGAGGCCACATCTTACTTTCCTGGGTAGACCATGGAAACTAGCCAGCAGCTTGCAATGCTCCCTAGTCCTCTTGAGCCTTGGAAGGCAAAGCTCTCTGGAACCAGCACTTCCTCCTAGGACACCATCTATAAGCCCATCCACCAACCCCACACACAGCTCAGAATCTGGGAACACAGGCCAGCCCTTGCCTGGACCCGTCACCACCCTCGCTGGCAGGGTCAATGGTGAAAAGCGCCCTCCCGGACTGGCCAGCAGACAGACAAGCAGGTCAGGCAGCACCAGTGTATTCTAAACGCCCAGGTAGTGGCCTGTCCATGGCATCCCAGCCCTAGGCAGGAATCCCGAGACAGCCAGGCAGGCCAGCCTCCCGCTCTGTAGCTGACCGGAGGCTCACCCCAGTCAGTATACAGAGTTACACATGCTTCAGtggccaccaccactgccaagggCAGCCACGCCCTCTGTCAGTCCTTTCCTGGTTCTCCTCTGTTCTCCATCTGGGACAGGCAATGTGGCAAGATAGAAAAGGACACTAAGCATGGTAACTTTAGCCCCCAGCGTGGACGGATTGGCTGTAAGAGGTTTCATTTACCATTCATTCATCTGCTCACTCATTCACTTACTGTGTTATTGCAGACCCCCACAGTACTCACATTCAGCTGCCCCTCTGCACTTGCAAGGGTTCCTTCTGCACCCAAAGACTGAGCCAACCACAGTTTGAAAACCTTTTGCAGGGGACAAATCTATAGCTGCACCAAACATACACAGACATCCCTTACAATTACTGTGAACAAGACTGCACAGCTCTGTCAACCATTCCtgcatgttgtgtgtgtacaAGGAACCCAGAGCCTACTTGAAGGACACAGGAAGACATACACAGGTTATGTGCAAATCATGCAATTTTGACAAAGGACTCAAATATCTGGGATTTGGATATCTGAGGTGTCCCAGAACTAGTCACCCATGAATACTGAGTTATGACTGTATTCTTCCAGGACCCCAAAACAGGTAAGTGAAAACAGCACATTATCTttcccaagacacacacacacacacacacacacagagtggggagggggtgtgTGTGCAAGCAAGGGGACTGGGTGATGGGAGGATGTGGAAGTGGGAATAAAGGGGAAGACCACTCTGAGGAAGGGGCACTGTGAACTGAACCCTGAGCAACCAGGAGGCAGCCAGGTCAAACCTGGGCAGGCAGAAACCACAtggcatgtgcaaaggccctggggtgggAACACACTTGCAGTATTTAAAGAACAGAATGAAAATCCATGTGGTCAGAGGCCAGGTGAGTTTAGTCCTCAGTGTTGAATATAAACCAATGACCTTGGGAAGTTCCTGGTGGCACTGGACCTGGAAgccatgggggaggggaaagagaaatgCAGTCCAGATACTTTTTCTGGAGTTTAGGgcgaggaggagggaagagagtggctGGGAGGATCCAGGGAGACACATCCTGGGAGGGTTTCAGAGTTGTGGCCAAAAGGAGTTGATGACGGTCCCATGGTAGATCAAAGGGCAGCCTCCATGGGGACTCCAGGCATCCTTTCCCAGAGCTGAGTCATGCCTTTTCCCACAGGGACAATGCTGTACCTGCCCCTAGGCGGAACTTAAGTCTGTTCAAAGATGAAGTGTCCAAATGTTCCGAGCTTCTTTACATATCTCAGGGACAAGAAAACCAGCCTGCCACAGGCCACACCTCTCCCAGAGAGACTAGCAGCTCTGGCTTTTGTCAGTAGAGAAAGATCTGGTATTCTCTGGAACACTCACTAGCCTTTATGAAGTGACGACAGGGAGAGGCGAGGGCTGGGGGCAGCTGACGGACACAGCAGAGCTGGGGGCGCTTTGCCACACATTGTTAACAAGGAGGACTTCTAGTGTCTGTGCCAGGATTGTGGCTGCAGGAGATCCTGGTCTCTCAAAGTCTGCTGTTTATACAAGGAGCTTGGGATGTACCGACTTAAGAAAACCTCTGGTCCGAACAGTCATAATTCCAAGACATAAAAGCTGGGGATGGAACCATGAACAATCACCATCGTGACATCATGACCCCCACTTCCcactctgtggtgggtattgtgttccctgaaatattgtgtgttccccgaaataaacatatccggggtcagagaacagacagccactagaacagagccagaaatggtggctagaaaatgggtcagagcaagctatagcagaagttgggtggtggtggtacacacctttaatcccagcacttgggaggcagagctagccagatctctgagttcaaggccactttagaaactgctaagcatggtgacccacgcctttaatcccagggagtgggggcagaaagaaaaaggtatataaggcgtgaggaccaggaactaaagaagtaaagcatgtagttagttaagcatctggttggttaagcgttcaggttttggagcaacacagttcagctgagattcatgtggatgaggactcagaagcttccagcctgaggaaacaggatcacctgaggaactagcaaggtgagagctatctagctgtggcttgttctgcttctctgatcttccagcaatcaccccaataactagcctcaggtttgttcttattaataagaactctttgagattcatgctacaccactCTGTAACAAACATCTCTCCAAAATACTGGGTGGGGTAAGGAA
Above is a window of Onychomys torridus chromosome 8, mOncTor1.1, whole genome shotgun sequence DNA encoding:
- the Cdc42ep4 gene encoding cdc42 effector protein 4 translates to MPILKQLVSSSVHSKRRSRVDLTAEMISAPLGDFRHTMHVGRAGDAFGDTSFLTSKAGEADGESLDEQASSSSSKRSLLSRKFRGSKRSQSVTRGDREQRDMLGSLRDSALFVKNAMSLPQLNEKEATEKGSSKLPKSLSSSPVKKIDAGDGGQETGSGEMGPPRNGATGPHSPDPLLDEQAFGDLTDLPIVPKASYGLKHAESIMSFHIDLGPSMLGDVLSIMDKDEWDPEEEEGGGYRDKEGPSSMVQAPPLLEVAPPIGRQESKASSDQASMLPPHALEDDGWAAAAPSPSSARSVGSHTTRDSSSLSSCTSGILEERSPAFRGPDRARAAAPRQPDKEFSFMDEEEEDEIRV